The proteins below come from a single Streptomyces sp. SCSIO 75703 genomic window:
- the sufC gene encoding Fe-S cluster assembly ATPase SufC produces the protein MATLEIRDLHVTVEADNATKEILKGVDLTVKQGETHAIMGPNGSGKSTLAYALAGHPKYTVSGGTVTLDGEDVLEMSVDERARAGLFLAMQYPVEVPGVSVSNFLRTSATAVRGEAPKLRHWVKEVKETMERLHMDPAFAERNVNEGFSGGEKKRHEILQLELIKPKIAILDETDSGLDVDALRVVSEGVNRVRGTGEVGTLLITHYTRILRYIKPDHVHVFADGRIAESGGPELADTLENEGYEAYTKGGVSA, from the coding sequence ATGGCAACGCTTGAAATCCGAGACCTGCACGTCACCGTCGAGGCCGACAACGCCACGAAGGAGATCCTCAAGGGCGTCGACCTCACCGTGAAGCAGGGCGAGACGCACGCCATCATGGGCCCCAACGGCTCGGGCAAGTCGACCCTCGCCTACGCCCTCGCCGGCCACCCCAAGTACACCGTCTCCGGCGGCACCGTCACCCTCGACGGCGAGGACGTCCTGGAGATGTCCGTCGACGAGCGCGCCCGCGCCGGCCTCTTCCTCGCCATGCAGTACCCGGTCGAGGTCCCCGGCGTCTCCGTCTCCAACTTCCTGCGCACCTCCGCCACCGCCGTCCGCGGCGAGGCTCCCAAGCTGCGGCACTGGGTGAAGGAGGTCAAGGAGACCATGGAGCGCCTCCACATGGACCCCGCCTTCGCCGAGCGCAACGTCAACGAGGGCTTCTCCGGCGGTGAGAAGAAGCGCCACGAGATCCTCCAGCTCGAACTGATCAAGCCGAAGATCGCGATCCTCGACGAGACCGACTCCGGCCTCGACGTCGACGCCCTGCGCGTCGTCTCCGAGGGCGTCAACCGGGTCCGCGGGACCGGCGAGGTCGGCACCCTGCTGATCACGCACTACACGCGCATCCTGCGCTACATCAAGCCCGACCACGTCCACGTCTTCGCCGACGGCCGGATCGCCGAGTCCGGCGGTCCCGAGCTCGCCGACACCCTGGAGAACGAGGGCTACGAGGCGTACACGAAGGGTGGCGTATCCGCGTGA
- a CDS encoding cysteine desulfurase, whose product MTQLPGLLDTEAIRKDFPILDRRVHDGKTLVYLDNAATSQTPRQVIDALDEYYEQHNANVHRGVHVLAEEATALYEGARDKVAEFINAPSRDEVIFTKNASESLNLVANMLGWADEPYRVDHETEIVITEMEHHSNIVPWQLLAQRTGAKLRWFGLTDDGRLDLSDLEEVINEKTKIVSFVLVSNILGTQNPVEAIVRRAQEVGALVCIDASQAAPHMPMDVQALQADFVAFTGHKMCGPTGIGVLWGRQELLEDLPPFLGGGEMIETVSMHSSTYAPAPYKFEAGTPPVAQAVGLGAAIDYLNSIGMDRVLAHEHALTEYAVKRLLEVPDLRIIGPATAEERGAAISFTLGDIHPHDVGQVLDEQGIAVRVGHHCARPVCLRYGIPATTRASFYLYSTPAEIDALVDGLEHVRNFFG is encoded by the coding sequence GTGACACAGCTGCCGGGCCTCCTCGACACCGAGGCGATCCGCAAGGACTTCCCCATCCTGGACCGCCGGGTCCACGACGGGAAGACGCTCGTCTACCTCGACAACGCCGCGACCTCGCAGACCCCGCGCCAGGTCATCGACGCGCTCGACGAGTACTACGAGCAGCACAACGCCAACGTCCACCGTGGCGTGCACGTCCTCGCCGAGGAGGCCACGGCACTGTACGAGGGGGCGCGCGACAAGGTCGCGGAGTTCATCAACGCGCCCAGCCGCGACGAGGTCATCTTCACGAAGAACGCCTCGGAGTCGCTGAACCTCGTGGCGAACATGCTCGGCTGGGCCGACGAGCCCTACCGCGTGGACCACGAGACCGAGATCGTCATCACGGAGATGGAGCACCACTCCAACATCGTGCCGTGGCAGCTCCTCGCGCAGCGCACCGGCGCGAAGCTCCGCTGGTTCGGCCTGACGGACGACGGCCGCCTCGACCTGTCCGACCTGGAAGAGGTCATCAACGAGAAGACGAAGATCGTCTCCTTCGTGCTGGTCTCCAACATCCTCGGCACCCAGAACCCGGTCGAGGCGATCGTGCGCCGCGCCCAGGAGGTCGGCGCGCTGGTCTGCATCGACGCCTCCCAGGCCGCGCCGCACATGCCGATGGACGTCCAGGCCCTCCAGGCCGACTTCGTGGCCTTCACCGGCCACAAGATGTGCGGCCCGACCGGCATCGGCGTCCTCTGGGGCCGCCAGGAACTGCTGGAGGACCTGCCTCCGTTCCTCGGCGGCGGCGAGATGATCGAGACCGTGTCGATGCACTCCTCGACCTACGCCCCCGCGCCGTACAAGTTCGAGGCGGGCACGCCGCCGGTCGCGCAGGCCGTCGGCCTGGGCGCGGCCATCGACTACCTGAACTCGATCGGCATGGACCGGGTCCTCGCCCACGAGCACGCCCTCACCGAGTACGCGGTGAAGCGGCTGCTGGAGGTCCCCGACCTGCGCATCATCGGCCCCGCCACGGCCGAGGAGCGCGGCGCGGCGATCTCCTTCACGCTCGGCGACATCCACCCGCACGACGTGGGCCAGGTCCTCGACGAGCAGGGCATCGCCGTCCGGGTCGGGCACCACTGCGCGCGCCCGGTCTGCCTGCGCTACGGAATTCCTGCGACCACGCGAGCGTCGTTCTATCTGTACTCCACGCCGGCCGAGATCGACGCACTGGTCGACGGCCTGGAGCACGTACGGAACTTCTTCGGCTGA
- the sufU gene encoding Fe-S cluster assembly sulfur transfer protein SufU → MKLDSMYQEVILDHYKNPQGRGLRDGDAEVHHVNPTCGDEITLRVKYDGTTVKDVSYEGQGCSISQASASVLNELLVGKDLAEARRIQETFLELMQSKGRIEPDEAMEDVLEDAVAFAGVSKYPARVKCALLSWMAWKDATAQALDGAGAQKETA, encoded by the coding sequence ATGAAGCTGGACTCCATGTACCAGGAAGTGATCCTGGACCACTACAAGAACCCGCAGGGCCGGGGCCTGCGGGACGGCGACGCCGAGGTGCACCACGTCAACCCGACGTGCGGCGACGAGATCACGCTGCGCGTGAAGTACGACGGTACGACGGTCAAGGACGTCTCCTACGAGGGCCAGGGCTGTTCCATCAGCCAGGCGTCGGCCTCCGTGCTGAACGAACTGCTGGTCGGCAAAGACCTGGCCGAGGCGCGTCGCATCCAGGAGACCTTCCTGGAGCTGATGCAGTCCAAGGGCAGGATCGAGCCCGACGAGGCGATGGAGGACGTCCTGGAGGACGCCGTGGCGTTCGCCGGGGTGTCCAAGTACCCGGCCAGGGTCAAGTGCGCCCTGCTGAGCTGGATGGCCTGGAAGGACGCGACGGCCCAGGCGCTGGACGGCGCCGGCGCCCAGAAGGAGACGGCATGA
- a CDS encoding metal-sulfur cluster assembly factor, whose amino-acid sequence MSETVEMKPASEEEVREALMDVVDPELGIDVVNLGLIYGIHVDESNIATIDMTLTSAACPLTDVIEDQAKSVTDGIVNELRINWVWMPPWGPDKITDDGREQLRALGFNV is encoded by the coding sequence ATGAGCGAGACCGTGGAGATGAAGCCGGCCTCGGAGGAGGAGGTCCGCGAGGCCCTGATGGACGTCGTCGACCCCGAGCTGGGCATCGACGTCGTCAACCTGGGCCTCATCTACGGCATCCACGTCGACGAGTCGAACATCGCGACCATCGACATGACCCTGACGTCGGCGGCGTGCCCGCTGACGGACGTGATCGAGGACCAGGCGAAGTCCGTCACCGACGGCATCGTCAACGAACTGCGGATCAACTGGGTCTGGATGCCGCCGTGGGGCCCCGACAAGATCACGGACGACGGCCGCGAGCAGTTGCGGGCCCTGGGCTTCAACGTCTGA
- a CDS encoding multidrug efflux SMR transporter yields the protein MGYLLLAAAIAAEVAGTTAMKYSEGFSRLGPSLLTLLGYVVSFALLAQTLKTLSVGTAYAIWSGIGTAAIATIGVMFMGEGLTAAKAAGIALIIVGVVVLNLGGAH from the coding sequence ATGGGATATCTGCTGCTCGCCGCAGCCATCGCCGCCGAGGTTGCCGGGACCACCGCCATGAAGTACAGCGAGGGCTTCAGCCGGCTCGGGCCCTCGCTGCTGACGCTCCTCGGCTACGTCGTCTCCTTCGCCCTGCTGGCCCAGACGCTCAAGACCCTCTCGGTCGGCACCGCCTACGCCATCTGGTCGGGCATCGGCACCGCCGCGATCGCCACCATCGGGGTGATGTTCATGGGCGAGGGGCTGACCGCCGCCAAGGCCGCCGGCATCGCGCTGATCATCGTCGGGGTGGTCGTGCTCAACCTGGGCGGCGCGCACTGA
- a CDS encoding TetR family transcriptional regulator yields MARRHDPGRRQRIIDAAIRVVGRRGIAGLSHRAVAAEADVPLGSTTYHFATLDELLVAALRQANEGFATVLAEHPALVDPHSDLAGALAGVLGEWLAGDRTGVELEYELYLAALRRPALRPVAAEWAEEVSGLLAHRTDPPTARALVALMDGICLQVLLTGTPYDEAYARGALARLLG; encoded by the coding sequence ATGGCCCGCCGCCACGACCCCGGCCGGCGCCAGCGGATCATCGACGCGGCGATCCGGGTCGTCGGACGCCGGGGCATCGCCGGGCTCAGCCACCGCGCGGTCGCCGCCGAGGCCGACGTGCCGCTCGGCTCCACGACGTACCACTTCGCCACCCTGGACGAACTGCTCGTGGCCGCACTGCGGCAGGCCAACGAGGGGTTCGCCACCGTCCTCGCCGAGCACCCCGCCCTCGTCGACCCGCACTCCGACCTGGCCGGGGCACTCGCCGGGGTGCTCGGCGAGTGGCTGGCGGGCGACCGCACCGGGGTGGAGCTGGAGTACGAGCTGTATCTCGCCGCGCTGCGCCGCCCCGCCCTGCGCCCGGTCGCCGCCGAGTGGGCCGAGGAGGTGTCGGGGCTGCTCGCCCACCGCACCGACCCGCCGACGGCACGGGCGCTGGTCGCCCTGATGGACGGGATCTGCCTCCAGGTGCTGCTGACGGGCACCCCGTACGACGAGGCGTACGCCCGTGGGGCGCTGGCCCGGCTGCTGGGATGA
- the dapD gene encoding 2,3,4,5-tetrahydropyridine-2,6-dicarboxylate N-succinyltransferase, with the protein MTDTTAPRATGAVAAGLATIAADGTVLDTWFPAPGLTAEPGPAGTERLSAERAAELLGGGATAAIGPDARRGVEVVAVRTVIASLDEKPLDAHDAYLRLHLLSHRLVKPHGQNLDGIFGHLANVAWTSLGPVAVADVEKVRLNARAEGHHLQVTSLDKFPRMTDYVVPTGVRIADADRVRLGAHLAEGTTVMHEGFVNFNAGTLGTSMVEGRISAGVVVGDGSDIGGGASTMGTLSGGGNVIIAIGERCLVGAEAGVGIALGDECVVEAGLYVTAGTRVTMPDGQVVKARELSGASHILFRRNSVTGTVEARPNNAVWSGLNEILHSHN; encoded by the coding sequence ATGACCGACACGACTGCTCCCCGCGCCACCGGCGCCGTTGCCGCCGGCCTCGCCACGATCGCCGCCGACGGAACCGTCCTCGACACCTGGTTCCCGGCCCCCGGACTCACCGCCGAACCCGGCCCGGCCGGCACCGAGCGGCTCTCCGCCGAGCGCGCCGCCGAACTCCTCGGCGGCGGCGCGACCGCGGCGATCGGCCCGGACGCCCGCCGCGGGGTCGAGGTCGTCGCGGTCCGCACGGTCATCGCCTCCCTCGACGAGAAGCCGCTCGACGCGCACGACGCCTACCTGCGCCTGCACCTGCTCTCGCACCGCCTGGTCAAGCCGCACGGCCAGAACCTGGACGGCATCTTCGGCCACCTCGCCAACGTCGCCTGGACCTCGCTGGGCCCGGTCGCCGTCGCAGACGTCGAGAAGGTCCGCCTCAACGCCCGTGCCGAGGGCCACCACCTCCAGGTGACCTCCCTCGACAAGTTCCCGCGCATGACGGACTACGTCGTCCCCACGGGCGTCCGCATCGCCGACGCCGACCGGGTGCGCCTGGGCGCCCACCTCGCCGAGGGCACCACGGTCATGCACGAGGGCTTCGTCAACTTCAACGCCGGCACGCTCGGCACCTCCATGGTCGAGGGCCGCATCTCGGCCGGCGTCGTGGTCGGCGACGGCTCGGACATCGGCGGCGGCGCCTCCACCATGGGCACGCTCTCCGGCGGCGGCAACGTGATCATCGCCATCGGCGAACGCTGCCTGGTCGGCGCCGAGGCGGGCGTGGGCATCGCGCTGGGCGACGAGTGCGTGGTCGAGGCCGGCCTGTACGTCACCGCCGGCACCCGCGTGACCATGCCCGACGGCCAGGTCGTCAAGGCCCGCGAGCTGTCCGGCGCCTCCCACATCCTCTTCCGCCGCAACTCGGTCACCGGCACCGTCGAGGCCCGCCCGAACAACGCCGTCTGGAGCGGCCTCAACGAGATCCTGCACAGCCACAACTGA
- a CDS encoding phage holin family protein, translating to MTGTLHTRPVRDEHHSVGELVGQATEQLSRLVRQEVALARMELAEKGRRAGRGGGMLGAAGALAYVGLIALAGAAVAALWLVLPVWAAALVVTGALFLIAGVLALAGRAQLRRAVPPKPEETLGSVRADVDEIRERAHR from the coding sequence GTGACCGGGACCCTGCACACCCGGCCCGTGCGCGACGAACACCACTCCGTGGGCGAACTCGTCGGGCAGGCCACCGAACAGCTTTCCCGGCTCGTGCGCCAGGAGGTCGCCCTCGCCAGGATGGAGCTGGCCGAGAAGGGGCGGCGGGCAGGCCGGGGCGGCGGCATGCTGGGGGCCGCGGGCGCCCTCGCGTACGTCGGCCTGATCGCCCTGGCCGGCGCGGCCGTCGCCGCGCTCTGGCTGGTGCTGCCCGTCTGGGCCGCGGCGCTCGTCGTGACCGGGGCGCTCTTCCTGATCGCGGGCGTGCTGGCGCTCGCCGGCCGCGCACAACTCCGCCGCGCCGTACCCCCGAAGCCCGAGGAGACCCTCGGCAGTGTCAGGGCCGACGTCGACGAGATCAGGGAAAGGGCGCACCGATGA
- a CDS encoding DUF3618 domain-containing protein: protein MTDTTDGADAARAGSTAEPATGAKGPDELRRQIERTRRQLGDTVEELAGKADVKGRARTRAADLRDKAGAARVQLRSSAAQAGHGVRGRAHRAGDTARGRAPGPVTEDEVRPGRRPPPPVLVAGAVAGAAVAAGVLRRRHGPHH, encoded by the coding sequence ATGACGGACACCACCGACGGGGCGGACGCCGCCCGCGCCGGCTCCACCGCCGAGCCGGCCACCGGGGCCAAGGGCCCCGACGAACTGCGCCGCCAGATCGAACGGACCCGCCGTCAGCTCGGCGACACCGTCGAGGAACTGGCCGGCAAGGCCGATGTGAAGGGCCGCGCCCGGACCCGCGCCGCCGACCTGCGGGACAAGGCCGGCGCCGCGCGCGTGCAACTGCGCAGCTCCGCCGCGCAGGCCGGGCACGGAGTGCGGGGCCGGGCCCACCGGGCCGGGGACACCGCCCGGGGACGGGCACCGGGGCCGGTCACGGAGGACGAGGTCCGGCCGGGGCGGCGCCCGCCGCCTCCGGTGCTGGTCGCGGGCGCGGTGGCGGGCGCCGCCGTCGCCGCCGGAGTGCTGCGCCGCCGCCACGGCCCGCACCACTGA
- a CDS encoding endonuclease/exonuclease/phosphatase family protein: MASQSVTRLAALTVAATCSAASVVVLGPPAHADSVRIHDIQGTTRISPYAGRQVADVPGVVTGVRDHGSSRGFWFQDPRPDDDPATSEGVFVFTGSAPGVEAGDAVTVSGTVSEFVPGGTASGNQSLTEITRPTVTVVSRGNPVPDPVVVSARSVPHAYAPAGDAAANGSVNALPLRPDRYALDYYESLEGMNVQVADARVVGATDPYTELWVTVKPGENASPRGGTVYGSRDAQNTGRLQIQTLGVPAGFPAADVGDTLAGATTGPLDYNQFGGYTLVARSLGTLTAGGLARETTREQHRDELSVATYNVENLDPSDGTFAAHAEAIVRNLRSPDIVSLEEIQDDNGATDDGTVTAGVTVGKLIDAVVAAGGPRYDWRSVDPVDKADGGQPGGNIRQVFLFDPRRVSFADRPGGDAVTATGVVKVRGKAALTHSPGRVDPANPAWLNSRKPLAGEFSFRGRTVFVIANHFASKGGDQGLTSQYQPPARSSETQRHLQATAVNTFVKQILAVQKNADVIALGDINDFEFSGTTERLEAGGALWSAVRSLPPGERYSYVYQGNSQVLDQILVSPSIRRGHLSYDSVHINAEFHDQISDHDPQVLRYRP, from the coding sequence TTGGCCAGCCAGTCCGTCACGCGCCTCGCCGCGCTCACCGTCGCCGCCACCTGTTCGGCGGCGTCCGTCGTCGTCCTCGGTCCGCCCGCGCACGCCGACTCCGTGCGCATCCACGACATCCAGGGCACCACCAGGATCTCCCCGTACGCCGGCCGCCAGGTCGCCGACGTGCCCGGCGTCGTCACCGGCGTCCGCGACCACGGCTCCTCCCGGGGCTTCTGGTTCCAGGACCCGCGGCCCGACGACGACCCCGCCACCAGCGAGGGCGTGTTCGTCTTCACCGGCTCGGCCCCCGGGGTCGAGGCCGGCGACGCGGTCACCGTCTCCGGCACGGTCTCGGAGTTCGTGCCCGGCGGGACCGCCTCCGGCAACCAGTCGCTCACCGAGATCACCCGGCCCACGGTCACCGTGGTCTCCCGCGGCAACCCGGTGCCGGACCCGGTCGTCGTCTCGGCCCGCTCCGTGCCGCACGCCTACGCCCCGGCGGGCGACGCCGCCGCGAACGGCTCCGTCAACGCCCTGCCCCTGCGGCCCGACCGCTACGCCCTGGACTACTACGAGTCCCTGGAGGGCATGAACGTCCAGGTGGCCGACGCCCGCGTGGTCGGCGCGACCGACCCGTACACCGAGCTGTGGGTGACGGTGAAGCCCGGCGAGAACGCGAGCCCCCGGGGCGGCACCGTCTACGGCTCCCGCGACGCGCAGAACACCGGGCGGCTGCAGATCCAGACCCTGGGCGTACCGGCCGGCTTCCCCGCCGCCGACGTGGGCGACACCCTCGCGGGCGCCACCACCGGCCCGCTCGACTACAACCAGTTCGGCGGCTACACCCTGGTCGCCCGTAGTCTCGGCACGCTCACCGCCGGCGGGCTCGCCCGCGAGACGACCCGGGAGCAGCACCGCGACGAGCTGTCGGTGGCCACGTACAACGTCGAGAACCTCGACCCCTCCGACGGCACCTTCGCCGCGCACGCGGAGGCGATCGTCCGGAACCTGCGCTCACCGGACATCGTGTCCCTGGAGGAGATCCAGGACGACAACGGCGCCACGGACGACGGCACGGTGACCGCCGGCGTGACGGTGGGCAAGCTGATCGACGCCGTCGTCGCGGCCGGCGGCCCGCGCTACGACTGGCGCTCGGTGGACCCCGTCGACAAGGCGGACGGCGGGCAGCCGGGCGGCAACATCCGCCAGGTGTTCCTCTTCGACCCGCGGCGGGTCTCCTTCGCCGACCGTCCCGGCGGGGACGCGGTCACCGCGACCGGGGTGGTGAAGGTGCGCGGCAAGGCGGCGCTGACCCACTCCCCCGGCCGGGTCGACCCCGCGAACCCCGCCTGGCTGAACAGCCGCAAGCCGCTGGCCGGCGAGTTCTCGTTCCGCGGGCGGACGGTCTTCGTGATCGCCAACCACTTCGCGTCCAAGGGCGGCGACCAGGGGCTGACCTCCCAGTACCAGCCGCCGGCGCGGAGTTCGGAGACCCAGCGCCACCTCCAGGCGACGGCGGTGAACACCTTCGTCAAGCAGATCCTGGCGGTCCAGAAGAACGCGGACGTCATCGCCCTCGGCGACATCAACGACTTCGAGTTCTCCGGCACGACGGAACGCCTGGAGGCCGGCGGCGCGCTCTGGTCGGCGGTCAGGTCGCTGCCGCCGGGCGAGCGCTACTCGTACGTCTACCAGGGCAACAGCCAGGTGCTCGACCAGATCCTGGTGAGCCCGTCGATCCGGCGCGGGCACCTGTCCTACGACAGCGTGCACATCAACGCCGAGTTCCACGACCAGATCAGCGACCACGACCCGCAGGTGCTGCGGTACCGCCCCTGA
- a CDS encoding GntR family transcriptional regulator has translation MPIRPVPRTLLRDRAYEAIRDAIVAGEIEPGAVVRDADLAERLALSRAPVREAFSRLVDEGLLESKPQSYTRVTPVVAAEVRDAAAVVGAMHELVTRVAVPRLREADLDEMRAANDRFAAAVRTGDVDGALRADDALHHVLVRVAGNGAAASTVARYTPLIRRLERRRFAEGGTCRSAGLHGRLIDACAAGDTETALRVTADIWRSLEGLADPE, from the coding sequence GTGCCCATCCGACCCGTACCCCGCACCCTGCTCCGGGACCGTGCCTACGAGGCGATCCGTGACGCGATCGTCGCCGGGGAGATCGAGCCCGGTGCCGTCGTGCGGGACGCCGACCTCGCCGAGCGGCTGGCGCTCTCCCGGGCGCCCGTGCGCGAGGCGTTCTCCCGCCTGGTGGATGAGGGACTGCTGGAGAGCAAGCCGCAGAGCTACACGCGGGTCACCCCGGTCGTCGCCGCCGAGGTGCGCGACGCCGCCGCCGTGGTCGGTGCCATGCACGAACTGGTCACCCGCGTCGCCGTGCCCCGGCTGCGCGAGGCCGACCTCGACGAGATGCGCGCCGCCAACGACCGCTTCGCCGCCGCCGTGCGCACCGGCGACGTGGACGGCGCCCTGCGCGCCGACGACGCGCTGCACCACGTCCTCGTCCGCGTCGCCGGCAACGGGGCCGCGGCGTCGACCGTCGCCCGCTACACCCCGCTCATCCGCCGGCTGGAACGCCGCCGCTTCGCCGAGGGCGGCACCTGCCGCTCGGCCGGACTGCACGGACGGCTGATCGACGCCTGCGCGGCCGGGGACACGGAGACGGCGCTCCGTGTCACGGCGGACATCTGGCGCAGCCTGGAAGGGCTCGCCGACCCCGAGTGA
- a CDS encoding 1-aminocyclopropane-1-carboxylate deaminase — protein MSLSSYARYPLLLGPSPVHPLERLSDHLGGAAVWAKREDLNSGIAYGGNKTRKLEYLVADALAQGCDTLVSIGGVQSNHTRQVAAVAARAGLKCVLVQESWVDWPDAVYDKVGNILISRLAGADVRLVRAGFGIGFKESWEQALREVEEGGGKPYAIPAGASDHPLGGLGFAGWAHEVAEQEREAGVFFDTVVVCSVTGSTQAGMIAGFRALEEAGGRPRRVLGIDASAEPARTREQIARIARNTGRLLGVAGEPTEADVELDERYHAGIYGVPDEATLDAMRLAARTEGMVTDPVYEGKSMAGLVDLVGRGEIPRDATVLYAHLGGQPALNAYSALF, from the coding sequence ATGTCCCTTTCCTCGTACGCCCGGTACCCGTTGCTCCTCGGGCCCTCGCCCGTGCACCCGCTGGAACGGCTCAGCGACCACCTCGGCGGGGCCGCCGTGTGGGCCAAGCGGGAAGACCTCAACTCCGGCATCGCCTACGGCGGCAACAAGACCCGCAAACTGGAGTACCTGGTCGCCGACGCCCTCGCCCAGGGCTGCGACACCCTCGTCTCCATCGGCGGCGTGCAGTCCAACCACACCCGCCAGGTCGCGGCCGTCGCCGCCCGCGCCGGGCTCAAGTGCGTGCTGGTGCAGGAGAGCTGGGTCGACTGGCCCGACGCGGTGTACGACAAGGTCGGCAACATCCTGATCTCCCGGCTGGCCGGCGCCGACGTACGGCTGGTGAGGGCCGGGTTCGGCATCGGCTTCAAGGAGAGCTGGGAACAGGCGCTGCGCGAGGTGGAGGAGGGCGGCGGCAAGCCGTACGCGATCCCCGCCGGGGCCTCCGACCACCCGCTGGGCGGGCTCGGCTTCGCCGGCTGGGCCCACGAGGTGGCCGAGCAGGAGCGCGAGGCGGGCGTCTTCTTCGACACCGTCGTCGTCTGCTCGGTGACCGGCTCCACCCAGGCCGGCATGATCGCCGGCTTCCGCGCCCTGGAGGAGGCGGGCGGGCGGCCCCGCCGGGTGCTCGGCATCGACGCCTCCGCCGAACCGGCCCGCACCCGCGAGCAGATCGCCCGGATCGCCCGGAACACCGGCCGCCTCCTCGGCGTCGCGGGCGAACCGACCGAGGCCGACGTGGAACTGGACGAGCGCTACCACGCCGGGATCTACGGCGTGCCCGACGAGGCGACCCTCGACGCGATGCGGCTCGCCGCCCGCACCGAGGGCATGGTCACCGACCCCGTGTACGAGGGGAAGTCGATGGCCGGCCTCGTCGACCTGGTCGGCCGGGGCGAGATCCCCCGCGACGCGACCGTGCTCTACGCCCACCTCGGCGGCCAGCCCGCGCTGAACGCCTACAGCGCGCTCTTCTAG
- a CDS encoding DUF1707 domain-containing protein, which yields MTAGDMTPRRPSDPDRNLRVADTDREAVAERLRDAMGEGRLSLEELEERLETAFAAKTFGDLEPLVADLPEAAQAAGWPDPLVLDAGSGSLRQTGYWVVPATIVATTGMGNIKVDFTGAECRRRQVTVEVTVGMGNMVVVVPRGWEVRTSEVSTGLGHVVNRATDRPEAGAPVLRFTGRVRMGNLKVRYPSRFELARARRAGH from the coding sequence ATGACCGCTGGTGACATGACGCCCCGCCGACCGTCCGACCCCGACCGGAACCTGCGGGTCGCCGACACCGACCGGGAGGCCGTCGCCGAGCGGCTGCGAGACGCCATGGGGGAGGGGCGGCTGTCCCTGGAGGAACTGGAGGAGCGGCTGGAGACGGCCTTCGCCGCGAAGACCTTCGGCGACCTCGAACCCCTCGTCGCGGACCTGCCCGAGGCGGCGCAGGCGGCGGGGTGGCCGGACCCGCTGGTGCTGGACGCGGGGAGCGGCAGCCTGCGCCAGACCGGCTACTGGGTGGTGCCGGCGACGATCGTGGCCACCACCGGCATGGGCAACATCAAGGTCGACTTCACCGGGGCCGAGTGCCGGCGGCGCCAGGTGACGGTCGAGGTGACCGTCGGCATGGGCAACATGGTCGTCGTCGTCCCGCGCGGGTGGGAGGTGCGCACCAGCGAGGTGAGCACCGGCCTCGGCCACGTCGTCAACCGCGCCACGGACCGCCCCGAGGCGGGCGCCCCCGTCCTGCGCTTCACCGGCCGCGTCCGCATGGGCAACCTCAAGGTCCGCTACCCGAGCCGCTTCGAGCTGGCCCGCGCCCGCCGCGCCGGTCACTGA